The Toxorhynchites rutilus septentrionalis strain SRP chromosome 3, ASM2978413v1, whole genome shotgun sequence genome includes a region encoding these proteins:
- the LOC129777865 gene encoding uncharacterized protein LOC129777865 — protein sequence MEIYKKDGYFQKYCQAMRKDIDLNEFNNFAQLANDAERFKFVNSIKQIVTELKLTREFNGKNLERSLQYKNLGNKAFQKENWNEALMFYNMCYMATPDVNESEKSIILANRSAALYHLEKYDLSLKDIKRAIDLKYPKELMYKLNERKARCYLAKKDHVKALQCFKETLPALDDSKLPLERRQKLERDAQIMINLLPRNIESEKKLAKARKHAPAAAKKPAIPDFYVDKALYFDYSADEGRFAKTNADMKPNTILLLEKPHVSTLLEEYSLSHCSNCFKRVNVPVCCPKCADVVFCSEECEKAASSSFHRYECGFLPIFWKSGASITCHMALRMITQKSEEYFLNLCQELHTLSSEVTDKLANDDYRKVYKLVTHDDERSVEDFFQRTLMATLLNACLTLGGFYKTKEAESFIGGLLLHNLQLLQFNAHEISELQREDERDVGKSVFIGGGLYPTLALFNHSCEPGVTRYYRGNSVCVRTVKNISAGTMVAENYGQLFTQVSREERRNTLLQQYKFSCNCLACSENWPKYTDMDPNVLRFKCDGGKICSNVLLIPAEVNEFMILCTECGEHTNIMKGLKSLQDTDMLFKSATKHHAAGEYETALLKYVEMMNILNEVLVPPYRDYHLCQQGLRSCLLEFGNRYVRMIQKK from the exons ATGGAAATCTACAAGAAAGAtggatattttcaaaaatattgccAGGCTATGCGAAAAGATATCGATTTGAATGAGTTCAATAACTTTGCCCAACTCGCCAATGATGCAGAACGCTTCAAATTTGTAAATTCCATCAAACAGATTGTTACCGAATTAAAGTTGACACGTGAATTTAATggcaaaaatcttgaacgatcaCTACAATATAAGAACCTCGGTAATAAAGCGTTTCAAAAAGAGAATTGGAATGAGGCTCTAATGTTTTATAACATGTGTTATATGGCTACGCCAGACGTGAATG AATCTGAAAAATCGATCATCTTGGCTAACAGATCAGCGGCTTTGTATCACTTGGAAAAATATGATCTATCGCTGAAAGATATCAAACGAGCAATCGATCTCAAATATCCGAAGGAATTGATGTACAAACTCAACGAACGTAAGGCACGGTGTTATCTTGCTAAAAAAGACCACGTTAAGGCATTGCAATGCTTCAA agAAACTCTTCCTGCTCTAGACGACAGCAAGCTTCCGCTGGAGCGTCGTCAGAAACTGGAAAGAGACGCCCAAATTATGATCAATTTACTTCCGAGGAACATCGAATCGGAGAAAAAACTCGCAAAAGCAAGAAAACATGCCCCAGCAGCAGCTAAGAAACCGGCTATTCCAGACTTTTACGTAGATAAGGCGTTGTACTTCGATTACTCCGCAGACGAGGGACGTTTCGCAAAGACCAACGCGGACATGAAACCAAACACAATTCTGTTGTTGGAAAAACCACACGTTTCAACGCTTCTAGAGGAATACAGTTTGAGTCACTGCAGCAACTGTTTCAAGCGTGTCAACGTTCCGGTTTGTTGTCCGAAATGTGCGGATGTGGTCTTTTGTTCTGAAGAGTGCGAGAAAGCCGCGAGCTCCAGCTTCCATCGCTACGAATGCGGGTTTTTGCCCATTTTCTGGAAGTCAGGTGCTTCAATCACTTGTCATATGGCACTACGGATGATTACTCAAAAGTCTGAGGAATATTTCCTGAATCTATGTCAAGAGCTTCATACGCTGTCAAGTGAGGTTACTGATAA GCTAGCTAACGATGACTACAGAAAAGTTTATAAACTTGTTACGCATGACGATGAGCGATCAGTGGAGGATTTCTTTCAGCGTACATTGATGGCAACTTTATTGAACGCTTGTCTAACGCTTGGTGGTTTCTACAAAACCAAAGAAGCTGAAAG CTTTATCGGCGGCCTTCTGCTACACAATCTTCAGTTGCTCCAGTTCAATGCCCATGAGATCTCCGAACTTCAGCGAGAGGATGAACGTGATGTGGGAAAGTCTGTATTCATCGGCGGTGGTCTGTATCCAACATTGGCACTGTTCAATCATTCATGTGAACCCGGGGTAACACGCTACTACCGGGGTAACTCTGTTTGTGTACGAACCGTCAAAAACATATCGGCGGGAACGATGGTCGCCGAAAATTATGGCCAATTATTCACTCAAGTATCCCGCGAAGAACGTCGCAATACGCTGTTGCAACAGTACAAATTCAGCTGCAATTGTCTCGCTTGCTCGGAGAATTGGCCAAAATACACTGATATGGATCCGAACGTGTTACGTTTCAAATGTGACGGCGGCAAGATATGTTCCAATGTTTTGCTTATCCCGGCAGAAGTCAACGAGTTTATGATTCTTTGTACGGAGTGTGGCGAGCATACGAATATCATGAAAGGACTAAAATCACTACAG GATACGGATATGTTGTTCAAATCCGCCACAAAGCATCATGCCGCTGGGGAGTACGAAACGGCACTGTTGAAATATGTTGAAATGATGAACATTTTGAATGAGGTACTCGTTCCTCCGTATCGTGATTATCATTTATGCCAACAAGGTTTGCGATCTTGCCTGTTAGAGTTTGGAAATCGTTATGTCAGAATGATACAGAAAAAGTAG